A window from Chryseobacterium vaccae encodes these proteins:
- a CDS encoding NAD(P)-dependent oxidoreductase, with product MKLNTIAVIGGTGKSGRFLVQRLIKEGYPIKLLLRNPELFTLNHPMIETVHGDARDFNSISRLVKGCSAVISTLGQPKGERSIFSDAARNIIGAMSLYQVKRYIVTTGLSVNTPFDRKNERVSMATNWMYQNYAETTQDKQKEYELLSESNLDWTLVRLPLISLTEEHCNTETSLEDCKGEGIGAADLAAFLVSQIEGKDYMKQSPFLYNV from the coding sequence ATGAAATTAAATACAATTGCCGTTATCGGCGGAACCGGAAAATCAGGAAGATTTCTGGTGCAAAGACTTATTAAAGAGGGATACCCGATAAAACTTTTACTTAGAAATCCCGAACTTTTTACCTTAAACCATCCTATGATCGAAACTGTACATGGTGACGCAAGAGACTTTAATTCCATCAGCAGGCTGGTTAAAGGCTGTAGCGCTGTTATCAGTACACTGGGACAACCAAAAGGAGAACGCTCCATATTCAGTGATGCTGCAAGAAATATCATCGGAGCGATGAGTCTTTATCAGGTAAAAAGATATATCGTAACAACAGGCTTAAGCGTAAATACTCCTTTCGACCGGAAAAATGAAAGAGTAAGCATGGCCACAAACTGGATGTATCAGAATTATGCAGAAACCACTCAGGACAAACAAAAAGAATATGAACTTCTTTCAGAAAGCAACCTAGACTGGACTTTGGTAAGACTGCCATTAATAAGCCTGACAGAAGAACATTGTAATACAGAAACAAGTCTTGAGGACTGTAAAGGAGAGGGAATAGGTGCTGCAGATCTGGCGGCATTTCTGGTCTCTCAAATTGAAGGAAAGGACTATATGAAGCAAAGTCCGTTTTTGTATAATGTTTAA
- the uvrA gene encoding excinuclease ABC subunit UvrA, giving the protein MAKTTEIDIKKQIFVKNAHLNNLKHIDVLIPKNKLIVITGVSGSGKSSLAFDTIYAEGQRRYVESLSSYARQFLGKLEKPKVDDIKGLAPSIAIQQKVISSNPRSTVGTSTEIYDYMKLLFARIGKTFSPVSGEEVKKDSVSDVVDFIKASKKDTSFLLTAPLEYDAANFKETLNILKLAGFTRLEISGNLAGIEDLESFGFAPEKGMVINLVIDRFSYEEDESFLQRLADSIQMAFYEGRGYCSLKNTDTGKVKEFSNKFELDGIEFLEPNVHFFSFNNPYGACPACEGYGKVIGIDEDLVVPNKTLSVYEDAVVSWKGETMSEWKKEFIKKAGDFPIHKPYHQLTKEQKSFLWKGDGKNSFPSINNFFKMLEENLYKIQYRVMLSRYRGKTLCPTCEGLRLREETSWVKIDGHNIQSMIELPLDELFPLIQGLKLSEHDQEVAKRLMYEITTRIEFLLKVGLGYLTLNRTSNTLSGGESQRINLATSLGSSLVGSIYILDEPSIGLHSRDTENLIGVLKNLRDLGNTVIVVEHDEDVMREADYIIDIGPEAGYLGGELVFAGDYTDLKNADTLTSKYLTGRLKIEVPEKRRKAKEWIHIKGARQNNLKNIDVDVPLESLVVISGVSGSGKSTLMKEILTNDIQIQLGMGGKKGDYDSVEFPKRLIKNIELIDQNPIGKSSRSNPVTYLKAYDDIRDLFAKQKVAKMMGYKPKHFSFNVDGGRCDECKGEGVINVSMQFMADIELECEVCKGTRFKNEILEVKFDEKSISDILHMTVNEALEFFKDNNEEKIVTKLRPLQDVGLGYLQLGQSSSTLSGGEAQRVKLASFLVKGVTNDKTLFIFDEPSTGLHFHDIQKLLRSLQALIDLGHSVIVIEHQPDIIKCADHIIDIGPEAGKYGGEVVFAGTPEELAKNKKSHTAKYIKEKLEN; this is encoded by the coding sequence ATGGCTAAAACAACAGAAATAGATATAAAAAAACAGATATTCGTTAAGAATGCTCATCTTAACAATCTGAAACACATTGACGTACTGATCCCGAAAAATAAGCTGATTGTGATCACAGGCGTTTCGGGAAGCGGAAAATCTTCACTGGCTTTTGACACCATCTATGCCGAAGGACAAAGAAGATACGTTGAAAGCTTAAGCTCTTATGCCCGTCAGTTTTTGGGAAAATTAGAAAAGCCGAAAGTAGATGACATTAAAGGGCTTGCGCCTTCTATTGCCATTCAGCAGAAGGTTATTTCTTCCAATCCTAGATCTACTGTAGGAACTTCTACTGAGATCTACGATTATATGAAGCTTTTATTCGCGAGGATCGGGAAAACATTTTCCCCGGTTTCTGGTGAAGAAGTGAAGAAAGATTCGGTATCTGATGTGGTAGACTTTATCAAAGCTTCTAAAAAAGATACTTCATTCTTACTGACTGCTCCTTTGGAATATGATGCGGCCAACTTCAAGGAAACTCTGAATATATTAAAACTGGCTGGATTTACCAGACTGGAGATCAGTGGAAATCTGGCCGGAATTGAAGATCTTGAAAGTTTTGGATTTGCCCCTGAAAAAGGAATGGTGATCAATCTGGTGATCGACCGTTTTTCTTATGAAGAAGATGAAAGTTTCCTTCAGCGTCTTGCAGATTCTATCCAGATGGCATTTTATGAAGGACGCGGCTACTGTTCCCTGAAAAATACAGATACCGGAAAAGTAAAAGAATTTTCCAACAAATTTGAACTGGACGGAATAGAATTTCTAGAGCCGAATGTTCATTTTTTCAGTTTTAACAACCCTTATGGAGCCTGTCCTGCCTGTGAAGGTTATGGAAAGGTAATCGGAATAGATGAAGATCTTGTCGTTCCGAATAAGACCCTATCCGTTTATGAAGATGCCGTTGTTTCCTGGAAAGGCGAAACGATGAGCGAATGGAAAAAAGAATTCATTAAAAAAGCGGGTGACTTCCCTATTCATAAGCCTTATCATCAATTAACCAAAGAACAAAAAAGTTTTCTTTGGAAAGGTGACGGAAAAAACAGTTTCCCCTCCATCAACAATTTCTTTAAAATGCTGGAGGAAAACCTGTACAAGATACAATACCGCGTTATGCTTTCCCGATACAGAGGTAAAACTTTATGTCCAACCTGTGAGGGATTGAGGCTGCGTGAGGAAACAAGCTGGGTAAAAATAGACGGACATAATATTCAATCGATGATTGAACTTCCGTTGGATGAATTATTCCCATTGATACAAGGCCTTAAACTTTCCGAACATGATCAGGAAGTGGCTAAAAGACTGATGTACGAGATTACCACCCGTATTGAGTTCTTATTAAAAGTCGGCTTAGGATATTTAACCCTCAACAGAACCTCCAATACATTATCCGGTGGTGAAAGTCAGAGGATCAATCTGGCAACAAGCCTTGGAAGTTCATTGGTTGGATCAATCTATATTCTGGATGAGCCTTCTATCGGACTTCATTCCAGAGATACGGAAAACCTCATCGGTGTTTTAAAAAACCTCAGAGACCTTGGAAATACAGTGATTGTAGTAGAACATGACGAAGACGTTATGAGAGAAGCGGATTATATCATTGATATTGGTCCGGAGGCAGGTTATCTCGGAGGTGAGCTGGTTTTTGCCGGAGATTATACGGATCTGAAAAATGCTGATACCCTTACTTCAAAATACCTCACTGGAAGACTGAAAATTGAGGTTCCTGAGAAAAGAAGAAAGGCCAAAGAATGGATTCATATTAAAGGGGCAAGACAGAATAACCTTAAAAATATAGATGTAGATGTTCCTCTGGAAAGTCTTGTCGTTATTTCAGGGGTTTCCGGAAGTGGAAAATCTACCCTGATGAAGGAAATTTTAACCAATGACATCCAGATCCAGCTTGGAATGGGCGGCAAAAAGGGAGATTATGATTCTGTAGAGTTTCCTAAAAGACTGATCAAAAATATTGAACTGATTGACCAGAACCCGATCGGAAAATCTTCGCGTTCCAATCCTGTAACTTACCTGAAGGCCTATGACGACATAAGAGATCTTTTCGCTAAGCAGAAAGTCGCTAAAATGATGGGTTATAAGCCGAAACATTTCTCTTTCAACGTAGATGGCGGACGATGTGATGAGTGTAAAGGAGAAGGGGTCATCAATGTATCCATGCAGTTTATGGCAGATATTGAGCTGGAATGTGAGGTATGTAAAGGAACCAGATTCAAAAATGAAATTCTCGAAGTAAAATTTGATGAAAAAAGTATTTCCGATATTCTTCATATGACGGTAAATGAAGCATTGGAATTCTTTAAAGATAATAATGAAGAAAAGATCGTTACCAAACTGAGACCGCTCCAGGATGTAGGTTTAGGTTATCTTCAGCTCGGTCAGAGTTCATCTACTCTTTCAGGAGGTGAGGCTCAGCGTGTGAAACTGGCTTCATTCCTTGTAAAAGGAGTGACCAATGATAAAACCTTGTTTATCTTTGATGAACCTTCTACAGGTCTGCATTTCCACGATATTCAAAAGCTTCTGAGGTCTCTGCAGGCTCTAATTGATCTGGGACATTCGGTTATTGTTATTGAGCACCAACCGGATATTATTAAATGTGCGGACCATATTATTGATATTGGCCCGGAAGCAGGAAAATATGGCGGAGAGGTTGTTTTTGCGGGAACTCCGGAAGAACTGGCGAAGAATAAAAAATCCCATACGGCGAAATACATCAAAGAAAAACTTGAAAACTAA
- a CDS encoding TonB-dependent receptor plug domain-containing protein — MIKKIGSIFLLGSMVWSNAQEKTTDIENIEFQGKFISTPYKSANQNIAVITKEDIASSPAKSIDEILQQVPGMDIRRRGANGVQSDIGFRGSSFEQVLLLLNGIRMNDSQTGHNSMNVPVDLEDVEKIEIIKGPAARRFGQNAYAGVINIITKTNPGKRVKISAEGGDYETYGFGFNAQLGNEKFSNSLQANSASSQGYMYNTDYEIRNVFYQSRLNIKNGDLKLQAGFSEKKFGANGFYASKAATEQYEETQASIVSLAHQQKFGNLKLSSNVYWRRGQDMYLYDRNKPDGYRNMHIGNNVGGEVNSSYQWGLGTTGVGVELRKELLASNNLGERNRFVSQVFFEHHFSLLDKKLNISPGISWANYSKEGNFFYPGLDVGYNFNLNHKIYGNIAKVHRVPTFTELYYVSKTEQGNPDLLPENAVSSEIGYQFQNNKILAKVSGFMRNSNNSIDWVKKTLKDPIWYAQNVGKIDTKGFEAEINHKVFDWLKYTVGYTYIDSKIEESNDFVSRYILDNLKHQFIAKLETKFLRNFTNELVYRYNERLGLGTYNLVDEKLSFAKKDFSVYVLINNLTNTKYTEAFDVAMPQRWFHIGFSYTINIK; from the coding sequence ATGATCAAAAAGATTGGAAGTATATTTTTACTGGGTTCAATGGTTTGGAGCAATGCACAGGAAAAAACTACAGATATTGAAAATATTGAATTTCAGGGAAAATTTATTTCCACACCCTATAAAAGTGCCAACCAGAATATTGCAGTAATCACCAAAGAAGATATTGCCAGTTCTCCGGCAAAAAGTATTGATGAAATTCTTCAGCAGGTTCCGGGGATGGATATCAGAAGGAGAGGAGCTAATGGAGTGCAAAGTGATATCGGCTTCAGGGGAAGTTCTTTTGAGCAGGTTTTACTGCTTCTGAACGGGATCAGAATGAATGATTCCCAAACGGGGCATAACTCTATGAACGTTCCTGTAGATCTGGAAGATGTAGAAAAGATTGAGATCATCAAAGGCCCGGCTGCGAGGAGATTCGGACAGAATGCGTATGCCGGAGTAATCAATATTATTACAAAAACCAATCCTGGAAAACGGGTGAAAATAAGTGCAGAAGGTGGTGATTACGAGACCTATGGATTCGGATTTAATGCACAGCTGGGAAATGAAAAGTTTTCCAACTCACTTCAGGCTAATTCAGCTTCTTCACAAGGGTATATGTACAATACCGATTACGAGATCAGAAATGTTTTTTACCAGAGCAGACTGAATATCAAAAACGGAGATCTTAAATTACAGGCTGGTTTTTCAGAGAAAAAATTCGGAGCCAACGGGTTTTATGCTTCTAAAGCTGCCACTGAGCAGTATGAAGAAACTCAGGCATCTATTGTAAGTCTTGCTCATCAGCAGAAATTTGGAAATTTAAAGCTCAGCTCAAATGTTTACTGGAGAAGAGGGCAGGATATGTATCTTTATGACAGGAATAAACCAGATGGTTACCGAAATATGCATATCGGAAATAATGTTGGCGGAGAGGTAAACAGCAGCTATCAGTGGGGACTTGGTACTACCGGTGTAGGGGTTGAACTCAGAAAGGAGCTTCTGGCAAGTAATAATCTGGGAGAAAGAAACCGTTTTGTATCTCAGGTATTCTTTGAGCATCATTTCTCATTATTGGATAAAAAGCTGAACATCAGCCCGGGAATTTCGTGGGCGAACTATTCTAAAGAAGGGAACTTTTTTTACCCGGGACTGGATGTAGGGTATAACTTCAACCTGAATCATAAGATTTACGGAAATATTGCCAAGGTACACCGGGTTCCTACATTTACCGAACTCTATTATGTAAGTAAAACAGAACAGGGAAATCCTGACCTGCTTCCTGAAAATGCGGTTTCCTCAGAAATTGGATATCAGTTCCAGAATAACAAAATTTTGGCTAAAGTAAGTGGGTTCATGAGAAATTCCAACAATTCTATAGACTGGGTTAAAAAAACATTGAAAGATCCGATATGGTATGCCCAGAACGTAGGGAAAATTGATACCAAAGGTTTTGAAGCAGAAATCAACCACAAGGTATTTGACTGGCTTAAATATACAGTTGGCTATACTTATATAGACAGTAAAATAGAAGAATCCAATGATTTTGTTTCAAGATATATTCTCGATAATCTGAAGCATCAGTTCATTGCCAAACTGGAAACTAAATTTCTCAGAAATTTCACCAACGAATTGGTGTACAGATATAATGAACGTCTTGGATTGGGAACCTATAATCTTGTTGATGAAAAGCTGAGCTTTGCCAAAAAAGACTTTTCTGTATATGTTTTGATCAACAACCTGACCAATACAAAATATACCGAAGCGTTTGATGTCGCAATGCCTCAACGATGGTTTCATATAGGCTTTTCATATACGATTAACATTAAGTAA
- a CDS encoding DUF2490 domain-containing protein: MKLFLSLSLLFSMTFFKAQEHISSFNAVTLTYKFHPKFFLYAEGQLRGNEDYTYPDYYEIKGGIGYNLTKNHKPFVGLGRYVNYKDHKLSREEFRVWLQDVIDFKKGVVKFENRFRVEKSWFYEPATDKASQRMRYRYRLNISVPLNSKTIKKGTVFANAYDEMFLVSPMKPTFARNRVYGGFGYQIDDYFGILTGYLWQREFEAKGNKNLHFIYLALNINIDGTNHPTKTYDFPGAD, translated from the coding sequence ATGAAACTTTTTTTAAGCCTGAGTTTACTTTTCAGTATGACCTTTTTCAAAGCACAGGAACACATTTCCAGCTTCAATGCAGTGACTCTAACGTATAAGTTTCATCCCAAATTTTTCCTCTATGCGGAAGGTCAGCTTAGAGGAAATGAAGATTATACCTATCCGGACTATTATGAAATTAAGGGAGGAATAGGGTATAATCTTACCAAGAATCATAAACCTTTTGTAGGTCTGGGAAGATATGTCAACTACAAAGATCATAAATTAAGCAGAGAGGAGTTCAGGGTATGGCTTCAGGACGTGATTGATTTCAAAAAAGGAGTCGTGAAGTTTGAAAACCGTTTCCGTGTTGAGAAAAGCTGGTTTTATGAACCTGCTACTGATAAAGCTTCTCAAAGAATGCGTTACAGATACCGTTTGAACATCAGTGTTCCCCTGAATTCAAAAACCATTAAAAAAGGGACTGTTTTTGCGAATGCTTATGACGAAATGTTCCTGGTAAGCCCAATGAAACCGACATTTGCCAGAAACAGGGTATACGGAGGATTCGGATATCAGATCGATGATTACTTCGGAATTCTTACAGGTTATCTGTGGCAGCGTGAGTTTGAAGCAAAAGGAAATAAGAATCTGCATTTTATTTATCTTGCTTTAAACATCAACATCGATGGAACCAACCATCCTACAAAAACATATGACTTCCCGGGAGCGGATTAA
- a CDS encoding phosphohydrolase — protein MTKEELLHKAIKIADKAHKGQTDKYHAPYIAHVMRVMEYGKTMDEKIVGVLHDVVEDHPAEFSFDYLRSEGFPEYIIFAVSCLTKFDPEEDYDEFIKRTERSPLAVAVKLNDLRDNMDLRRVNRELTPKDIKRFNKYLKAYRYLIEKY, from the coding sequence ATGACAAAAGAAGAACTGCTGCACAAAGCAATTAAAATAGCTGATAAGGCACATAAAGGACAGACAGATAAATACCACGCACCCTATATTGCCCATGTCATGCGGGTTATGGAATATGGCAAAACCATGGATGAAAAGATCGTAGGGGTACTCCATGATGTAGTGGAAGATCATCCGGCAGAGTTCAGCTTCGATTATTTAAGAAGTGAGGGTTTTCCGGAATACATTATTTTCGCAGTCAGCTGCCTGACCAAATTTGATCCTGAAGAAGATTATGACGAATTTATCAAAAGAACCGAAAGGTCTCCCCTTGCTGTTGCTGTAAAGCTTAATGATCTTCGTGATAATATGGATCTTAGAAGAGTAAACAGGGAGCTTACACCTAAAGACATTAAAAGATTCAATAAATATCTGAAAGCCTATCGTTATCTGATTGAAAAATATTAA
- a CDS encoding beta strand repeat-containing protein: MMKQKLFLKISLLIVFILSINSIAAQTLYWTNSTGNNRWSIPANWSADNPSVVTTPAPAVSPPTASTDVIFNAGSFKTATNHIINLDLAVQAKSIFVLSIGAANQVTVNGGGILSVFGGIQLLPETSKFFYNGTGNLILKSNSMGNILDMKGQNLETTVQFDGVGGGWQFLTPVNTNSSKGINVLRGSVDFHGLTYNIGNFSSSTGGTARAIDFGNSNFNISSNTWNISNAGLISLAGKPNINFLNPSTFYHQNTGLTNFHYGSITMANGAGITFLLNNGNSNESDIEEFNGYDILLSGGTNTVIKNLNLNYGYTGSLQGRRIVVDKLSFIGGNTCDLYHFTGGSIAFTNLSAQLQPIDRLWLNSTTAQIPNGSGGYIIASPLVQVSNGKDDGGNAGWNISSITGRSLYWIGNSGEWHNPLNWSLTSGGVSLGASGCPPNITDNVFFDANSFNANNQVMTIGTSTDAYCNNMTWAGLDQTGIDWQGTKSLNLGGDITLDPGMTEFISYNQQIKFYDKVEARVDFKNDSQNRKMSNVTFYVQDQGKVNQVSNLVYISIMTMDRNTARVYNVGGAGHTLQVKDGLRENGTIRMNDATIINEGTGLAVYYSINLIFNANSVWKATAPGTIQYRFVTNNFPTFIQTDPAGVLNFQNQGSSLHVQGNLTVNGKINDIGSATVTGTMKLSDNTHQFSDGATITVGYLDAAGDNCGIAPKIKSLSGGQFNLNVPNGNVLSNYAGFSDIKYTGNAAHLNLNGQGTLNVGNNTNIDFGLPVENTFYWRPNSDDNTYTGNWTNPRYWALNQSDVFGQSSSTGCIPTINDKVVFDKLSGNGSSMTVTINDGRGAKSVEWIDSGADAIPNNMNFLITSTGSLDIKEKISLGSNMTPSFGGALNFLGTINEDVLVDLKNKTIGGMFIVSSGNVRLQNGFLGGARIKVNGGAFITNGKNITAATLWSVNTQSRKIDLTNSSVTLTATEQYPGALAGDPRYTWNIQNSVGNLDFISTNSIINIKGNFNPNGSGGSYFLGDGLAYKDILFSSADGTDNYSLEFLGNNTVAGILSVQGTLNARQSFTVNNLNLKTDRNHVFSAGQTTTFLPTGNIEKNGDLSAILNLRSSNSPTLHNFVKQSGGNIFICNIGIIDIQATGVPFKTNSVSTYNGLAGAAANPPAGTSWDFNSATAPAQITLTDPSDVHINLGDEAKIGYEITLNNTGPYQTVINLLGVATSFTTLSSGNATTTGNFILTPSATGDAVVNNFSYFDCPGQYDPGTVIDGITPIKVPPVNINGLALNGETETYPFSNLPNKIFVMNEADRLTNVATFANRKTQVRIQDKVDASDTQSLNNVKVTTHIDVAEINFSSKVYAKRRWELATTGAGGAIVRFYITQAELTSLKTAVNNTGSDLDFLASLSVFRFNSGVTPSAGQVNTEQQMLSSGIAAELADGTNTYYYVEAKLSGFSGSYALGAALNLCYKPAASTGITLSTKAGITSLGRAGANDENWPMVRKGGWIALESKTKALVINRVSFNSSNNPVGIASADFVEGMMVYDTTNNCLKLYTSVDNGITFGWYCLNTQTCPD; the protein is encoded by the coding sequence ATGATGAAACAAAAATTATTCCTTAAAATTTCATTGCTTATTGTATTTATTTTAAGTATAAATTCTATAGCAGCCCAAACATTATATTGGACGAATTCCACAGGAAACAATAGATGGAGTATTCCTGCAAACTGGAGTGCGGATAACCCTAGCGTAGTTACCACACCTGCTCCTGCAGTCTCACCTCCTACGGCTTCTACTGACGTTATTTTTAACGCAGGAAGCTTTAAGACTGCTACCAACCATATTATTAATCTTGATCTGGCTGTACAGGCTAAAAGCATATTTGTATTAAGCATTGGTGCTGCCAACCAGGTTACGGTAAACGGTGGTGGTATTTTATCTGTATTTGGTGGCATACAATTGTTACCAGAGACCTCTAAATTCTTTTATAATGGAACAGGAAATTTAATTTTAAAATCAAATAGCATGGGTAATATCCTTGATATGAAAGGACAAAACCTTGAAACAACGGTCCAGTTTGATGGAGTGGGTGGAGGATGGCAGTTTCTCACCCCTGTAAATACAAATTCTTCTAAAGGAATTAACGTTTTAAGAGGAAGTGTTGACTTTCACGGACTAACGTATAATATAGGTAATTTTTCATCCTCAACCGGAGGTACAGCCAGAGCGATAGATTTTGGTAATTCTAATTTTAATATTTCAAGTAACACATGGAATATTTCTAATGCCGGCCTTATATCCCTGGCAGGAAAGCCCAATATTAATTTTTTAAACCCTTCAACTTTCTATCATCAGAATACAGGATTGACCAATTTTCATTATGGCTCTATTACAATGGCGAATGGAGCCGGGATAACCTTTCTTCTGAATAACGGAAATTCAAACGAAAGTGACATTGAAGAATTCAATGGATATGATATTTTACTTTCCGGAGGAACCAATACTGTAATTAAAAATTTAAATCTAAATTATGGCTATACAGGCTCACTCCAGGGCAGGAGAATTGTTGTAGATAAGCTATCATTTATTGGAGGAAATACGTGTGATTTATATCATTTTACTGGTGGAAGTATTGCATTTACCAATTTATCTGCTCAATTACAGCCTATTGACCGTCTGTGGCTGAATTCTACAACTGCACAAATCCCAAACGGAAGTGGAGGCTATATCATAGCGTCACCATTGGTACAGGTTAGTAACGGAAAAGACGATGGTGGTAATGCAGGATGGAATATAAGCAGTATCACAGGAAGAAGTTTATATTGGATTGGTAATTCAGGAGAATGGCATAATCCGCTTAATTGGTCATTAACTTCAGGTGGGGTCTCTTTGGGGGCTTCCGGGTGCCCTCCGAATATTACGGATAACGTCTTTTTTGATGCCAACTCATTCAATGCCAATAATCAGGTTATGACCATTGGGACTAGTACAGACGCTTACTGTAACAATATGACCTGGGCAGGATTGGATCAGACCGGAATAGATTGGCAGGGAACAAAATCCCTGAATTTAGGGGGAGACATCACTTTAGATCCTGGTATGACAGAATTTATCAGCTATAATCAACAAATAAAATTCTATGATAAAGTTGAAGCAAGAGTTGATTTTAAAAATGACAGCCAGAACAGGAAAATGTCCAATGTAACATTTTATGTACAGGATCAGGGAAAGGTTAATCAGGTTTCTAATCTGGTTTATATATCTATTATGACGATGGACCGAAATACAGCTAGGGTGTATAACGTTGGTGGTGCCGGCCATACTCTTCAGGTAAAGGATGGTCTGAGAGAAAACGGAACCATAAGAATGAATGATGCAACGATTATTAATGAAGGAACAGGTTTGGCGGTTTATTATAGTATTAACTTAATTTTTAATGCAAATTCTGTCTGGAAAGCAACGGCGCCGGGTACCATACAGTACCGTTTTGTAACCAATAACTTTCCTACATTTATACAAACTGATCCGGCGGGAGTATTGAATTTTCAAAACCAGGGAAGTTCACTTCACGTACAAGGAAATTTAACGGTTAACGGCAAAATCAATGATATAGGATCTGCAACAGTAACCGGAACAATGAAATTGTCTGATAATACGCATCAGTTCTCTGATGGGGCAACTATTACTGTGGGGTATTTGGATGCAGCAGGCGATAACTGTGGTATTGCTCCAAAAATTAAAAGCTTGTCCGGAGGTCAGTTTAACCTGAATGTTCCTAACGGAAATGTCCTGTCTAACTATGCTGGTTTTTCAGATATTAAATATACCGGTAATGCTGCTCATTTGAACCTTAATGGGCAAGGTACTTTAAATGTGGGTAATAATACCAATATAGATTTCGGATTGCCTGTAGAAAATACATTTTATTGGCGCCCGAATTCTGATGACAATACATATACCGGAAACTGGACCAATCCACGGTATTGGGCACTGAACCAATCTGATGTATTTGGACAGAGCAGTTCTACCGGTTGTATTCCTACAATAAATGATAAAGTTGTTTTTGATAAGCTATCAGGAAATGGAAGTTCAATGACGGTTACAATCAATGACGGAAGGGGAGCGAAGTCTGTAGAATGGATAGACAGTGGTGCTGATGCTATACCGAACAATATGAACTTTTTAATTACAAGCACAGGAAGTCTTGATATTAAAGAGAAAATATCACTGGGAAGTAATATGACACCGTCTTTTGGAGGTGCTCTTAATTTTTTAGGTACCATAAATGAAGATGTACTGGTGGATCTTAAAAATAAAACTATAGGCGGAATGTTCATTGTAAGTTCAGGAAATGTAAGATTACAAAATGGTTTCCTGGGGGGTGCCAGAATAAAAGTAAATGGCGGAGCATTTATTACCAACGGGAAAAATATAACGGCAGCTACATTATGGTCTGTCAATACCCAAAGCCGTAAAATAGATCTTACGAACAGTTCCGTTACATTAACAGCTACAGAACAATATCCGGGGGCACTTGCTGGTGATCCCAGGTATACCTGGAACATACAAAACTCCGTGGGTAATCTGGATTTTATTTCCACAAATTCTATTATTAATATCAAAGGGAATTTTAACCCTAATGGTAGCGGGGGAAGCTATTTTTTAGGAGACGGGCTTGCCTATAAAGACATTCTGTTTTCGTCTGCAGATGGTACGGATAATTATTCTCTTGAATTTTTAGGTAATAATACCGTTGCGGGAATACTTTCTGTACAGGGAACATTAAATGCCAGGCAAAGTTTTACGGTTAATAATTTAAATCTTAAGACTGATAGGAACCATGTGTTTTCCGCAGGGCAGACCACTACATTTCTGCCAACTGGTAATATAGAGAAAAACGGAGATCTGAGTGCTATTCTTAACCTGAGAAGCTCCAATAGCCCGACGTTACACAATTTTGTGAAACAATCAGGAGGAAATATATTCATCTGTAATATAGGAATTATTGACATTCAGGCAACCGGTGTACCTTTTAAAACAAATTCCGTAAGTACATATAACGGTTTGGCGGGTGCTGCTGCAAATCCTCCGGCAGGAACTTCCTGGGATTTTAATTCCGCGACTGCGCCAGCTCAGATTACCCTTACGGATCCTTCGGATGTTCATATAAATTTAGGGGATGAAGCTAAAATAGGATATGAGATAACATTAAATAATACAGGACCTTATCAGACCGTAATTAATTTATTAGGAGTGGCAACCTCATTTACAACCCTCAGCAGCGGAAATGCCACTACAACCGGTAATTTTATACTAACGCCATCTGCTACGGGTGATGCTGTTGTAAATAATTTCAGCTACTTTGATTGTCCGGGGCAGTATGATCCGGGGACAGTGATAGATGGAATAACACCAATAAAAGTACCTCCTGTAAATATCAATGGACTTGCACTGAATGGAGAAACTGAAACTTATCCTTTTTCTAATTTGCCCAACAAGATTTTTGTAATGAATGAAGCTGATAGACTCACGAATGTTGCTACTTTTGCCAATAGAAAAACACAGGTCAGAATACAGGATAAAGTAGATGCCTCTGATACACAAAGTCTGAATAATGTAAAAGTAACCACTCATATAGATGTGGCTGAGATTAATTTTAGTTCAAAAGTATATGCAAAGAGAAGATGGGAGCTGGCGACTACCGGAGCGGGAGGAGCCATTGTAAGATTTTATATTACACAGGCTGAACTTACATCTCTTAAAACAGCAGTAAACAATACTGGTTCCGATTTAGATTTTCTGGCATCATTATCTGTATTTAGATTCAATTCTGGGGTTACTCCATCCGCAGGACAGGTAAATAC